The following coding sequences lie in one Dioscorea cayenensis subsp. rotundata cultivar TDr96_F1 unplaced genomic scaffold, TDr96_F1_v2_PseudoChromosome.rev07_lg8_w22 25.fasta BLBR01000798.1, whole genome shotgun sequence genomic window:
- the LOC120255033 gene encoding LOW QUALITY PROTEIN: patellin-3-like (The sequence of the model RefSeq protein was modified relative to this genomic sequence to represent the inferred CDS: inserted 3 bases in 2 codons) → MPAGDGTGFGLMTERLNDEFVIDGGRDASEKPAEEVVVAAEVNKEVEEPVKVTEVESALGKEKGEEALKTVADEEAAGDAVAAAIEAVRSFKEESNIVADLQDPEKKALDELKQLVQAALAANEFVPPPPPPPPPAAAPAEEPAKTEEPEKLEEPAKTEEPEKLEEAVKTEEPEKPEEAVKTEDQSPVEPLKTEEPAAPVAEEKVIVVEEEKTVEAIVETIVTPSAQTDEVAPVSDPVPEAAASAAAEDXPAPPPEDVFIWGVPLLGDEKSDTILLKFLRARDFKTKDALTMIKNTVIWRKNXSEIEALLEEDLGFPEMEKVVFMHGQDKEGHPVCYNVYGEFQEKDLYSKAFGDEEKRRKFLRWRIQFLEKGIRQHLDFSPGGVCTMVQVTDLKNSPGPGKRELRQATNQALALLQDNYPEFVAKQVFINVPWWYLAFNRMISPFLTQRTKSKFVFAGPSKSSETLFKYVAPEQVPVQYGGLSKENDPDFTTADAVTEVIIKPSAKHPIEIPVTESCNLVWELRVLGWDVTYGAEFVPGAEDGYTVIVQKARKLIATDEPVVKNSFKTGDTGKIVLTIDNTTSKKKKLLYRYKIKTSTESILRVPLKNIKLNLKRRETRKCSS, encoded by the exons ATGCCGGCGGGTGACGGCACCGGCTTTGGCCTAATGACAGAGAGGCTTAATGAT GAGTTCGTGATCGATGGCGGAAGAGACGCAAGTGAAAAGCCGgcggaggaggtggtggtggctGCGGAGGTGAATAAGGAAGTGGAGGAACCGGTGAAGGTGACGGAGGTGGAGTCGGCGTTAGGGAAGGAGAAGGGAGAGGAGGCGCTGAAGACGGTGGCGGATGAGGAGGCTGCTGGGGATGCTGTGGCGGCGGCCATCGAGGCAGTCAGGTCGTTTAAGGAGGAGAGTAACATCGTTGCTGACCTCCAAGATCCGGAGAAGAAGGCGCTGGATGAACTCAAGCAGCTTGTTCAAGCTGCTCTCGCTGCGAACGAGTTCGTTCCTCCTCCCCCGCCGCCCCCACCTCCTGCTGCCGCTCCTGCTGAGGAGCCGGCGAAGACGGAGGAGCCTGAGAAACTGGAAGAGCCGGCGAAGACGGAGGAGCCTGAGAAACTGGAAGAGGCTGTGAAGACGGAAGAGCCTGAGAAGCCCGAAGAGGCGGTGAAGACGGAGGATCAGTCGCCGGTAGAGCCCTTGAAAACGGAAGAGCCGGCAGCTCCGGTGGCGGAGGAGAAGGTGATAGTAGTGGAGGAGGAGAAGACTGTGGAAGCCATCGTGGAAACGATCGTCACTCCCAGCGCCCAGACAGATGAGGTGGCTCCAGTGTCTGATCCAGTCCCAGAAGCAGCCGCCTCCGCCGCGGCGGAGG ACCCAGCGCCGCCGCCTGAGGACGTGTTCATCTGGGGTGTTCCTCTGCTCGGCGACGAGAAGAGTGACACCATCCTGCTGAAATTCCTCCGCGCCCGTGACTTCAAGACGAAGGACGCCCTCACCATGATTAAGAACACCGTGATCTGGCGCAAAAA CTCTGAGATCGAAGCTCTCTTAGAGGAAGACCTAGGGTTCCCAGAGATGGAGAAAGTGGTGTTCATGCATGGCCAAGACAAAGAGGGTCATCCTGTTTGTTATAATGTCTATGGTGAATTTCAGGAGAAGGATTTGTATAGCAAGGCCTTTGGTGATGAAGAGAAGAGACGGAAGTTCCTCAGGTGGAGGATCCAGTTCTTGGAGAAGGGAATCCGGCAGCATCTGGACTTCAGCCCCGGTGGAGTCTGCACCATGGTGCAGGTCACTGACTTGAAGAACTCTCCTGGCCCTGGAAAGCGAGAGCTCCGACAAGCTACCAACCAGGCCCTCGCTTTGTTGCAGGACAATTATCCTGAGTTTGTGGCCAAGCAG GTATTTATCAATGTTCCATGGTGGTATCTTGCATTCAATAGGATGATCAGCCCCTTCCTGACACAAAGGACCAAGAGCAAGTTTGTCTTTGCTGGGCCATCCAAATCATCTGAAACCTTGTTCAA ATACGTAGCCCCTGAGCAAGTACCGGTTCAATACGGAGGCTTGAGCAAGGAGAATGACCCAGATTTCACCACtgctgatgctgttactgaggTGATCATCAAGCCTTCAGCCAAGCATCCTATCGAAATCCCTGTCACTGAG TCCTGCAACCTTGTTTGGGAGCTCCGTGTCTTAGGGTGGGACGTCACCTATGGCGCAGAGTTTGTCCCCGGTGCTGAGGATGGATACACTGTGATTGTTCAAAAGGCGAGGAAGTTGATTGCAACTGATGAACCTGTGGTGAAGAACAGCTTTAAAACTGGAGACACAGGCAAGATCGTCCTCACCATAGACAACACCACctccaagaagaagaagctccTCTACAGATACAAAATTAAGACCTCCACTGAATCCATTTTAAGAGTTCCTCTCAAAAACATCAAGCTGAATCTTAAAAGAAGAGAAACAAGGAAATGCTCCTCATGA